One genomic window of Gossypium hirsutum isolate 1008001.06 chromosome D11, Gossypium_hirsutum_v2.1, whole genome shotgun sequence includes the following:
- the LOC107912350 gene encoding COBRA-like protein 7 — protein sequence MAVPAQLHSIIFSFILLLLSLFDTSLSQPQTPSPAPAPPPPSDSCNGIFLSYNYTGGHALPPTDPTNQAYRFESTLTVLNNGRHELKSWRAFVGFQHQELLVSASNAVLADGSSFPAEVGNGTVLAGFPINDLKSAVETAGDRAQMEVRVGLVGTQFGVGAPDVPMPLNISLVNDGYSCLNATNEGNNVMHVCCIQDDINSDSNNGVNDEFLARQEGDLVIMYDVIRTYSDNYWAQVSISIHNPLGRLDKWQLSFDWMREEFIYAMRGAYPYVVDTTDCIFGRQGQHYKEMDFSQVLNCERRPTIVDLPPTRANDSILGRIPFCCRNGTILPPLMDPSKSISSFNMQVYKMPPDLNRTELVPPQNWKIKGTMNPEYECGSPIRVTPSQFPDPSGLPSATASIASWQVVCNITQSKQAVPRCCVSYSAFFNDSAIPCNTCACGCNSNPSQTCSATEPALLLQPDALLIPFENRTAEALSWADIKRRSVPNPLPCGDNCGVSINWHLLSDHKDGWTARITLFNWGDSSFEDWFAAVQLDKAVPGFEEVYTFNGSKLLGSNNTLFMQGRPGLNYLLAETDGAKPKKDPRVPGTQQSVISFKKKSTPGIEVAAGDGFPTKVLFNGEECALPTRLPSKAPMVSGRSSVFGFLTLALLLLMQ from the exons ATGGCTGTTCCCGCCCAACTCCATTCTATCATCTTCTCTTTCATTTTGCTTTTGCTTTCTCTCTTCGACACTTCACTTTCTCAACCCCAGACCCCTTCCCCGGCGCCAGCACCACCTCCCCCCTCCGACTCATGCAACGGGATCTTCTTATCGTACAACTACACTGGAGGCCATGCCCTCCCTCCCACCGACCCCACCAACCAAGCCTACCGTTTCGAGTCCACTTTAACTGTTCTCAACAACGGACGTCACGAGCTCAAGTCTTGGAGAGCCTTCGTTGGGTTTCAGCACCAGGAGCTCTTGGTCTCTGCTTCTAACGCCGTTTTGGCCGATGGGAGTTCCTTCCCTGCTGAGGTTGGAAACGGTACCGTTCTCGCCGGCTTCCCCATCAATGACCTTAAATCGGCTGTGGAGACTGCAGGGGACAGGGCACAAATGGAGGTTAGGGTCGGTTTAGTGGGTACTCAATTCGGTGTCGGAGCTCCGGATGTTCCCATGCCGCTTAATATTAGTCTCGTTAACGATGGGTATTCTTGTCTTAACGCCACCAATGAAG GGAACAATGTGATGCATGTATGCTGCATTCAAGATGATATAAACTCTGATTCGAACAATGGGGTAAATGATGAATTCTTGGCCAGGCAAGAAGGTGATCTTGTAATCATGTATGACGTGATAAGGACATATAGTGATAATTACTGGGCTCAggtttcaatttcaattcataaccCTCTTGGTCGCCTTGATAAATGGCAATTGAGCTTTGATTGGATGAGGGAGGAATTCATTTATGCCATGAGAGGAGCTTACCCTTATGTTGTTGATACAACAGACTGCATTTTCGGCAGGCAAGGTCAGCACTACAAAGAAATGGATTTTTCGCAGGTATTGAATTGTGAGAGAAGGCCAACTATTGTTGACCTGCCTCCCACAAGAGCCAATGACTCGATCCTTGGAAGAATTCCCTTTTGCTGTCGAAACGGGACCATTCTGCCTCCTTTAATGGATCCTAGCAAGTCTATATCATCTTTCAACATGCAAGTCTACAAAATGCCACCAGACTTGAATAGAACAGAGTTAGTTCCACCTCAGAACTGGAAGATCAAAGGCACTATGAATCCGGAATACGAATGCGGGTCTCCGATACGAGTTACCCCGAGTCAATTCCCTGATCCAAGTGGTTTGCCATCAGCAACAGCGTCAATTGCTAGTTGGCAAGTGGTTTGCAATATAACACAATCCAAGCAGGCAGTTCCAAGATGTTGTGTTTCATACTCTGCTTTCTTCAATGATTCTGCTATTCCATGCAATACATGTGCCTGTGGCTGCAACAGCAACCCAAGCCAAACCTGCAGTGCAACAGAGCCGGCTCTACTTCTACAACCCGATGCTCTTCTTATCCCTTTCGAGAACAGGACTGCTGAAGCATTGTCGTGGGCTGATATAAAAAGACGATCAGTTCCTAATCCATTGCCTTGTGGAGATAACTGTGGAGTTAGCATAAACTGGCACTTATTATCAGATCATAAAGATGGATGGACTGCAAGGATCACTCTTTTTAACTGGGGTGATTCTAGCTTTGAAGACTGGTTTGCAGCAGTTCAATTGGATAAAGCAGTACCAGGCTTTGAAGAAGTCTACACCTTCAATGGAAGCAAGTTGCTTGGCTCCAACAATACACTATTCATGCAAGGTCGTCCAGGTTTGAATTATCTTCTAGCCGAAACAGATGGTGCCAAACCGAAAAAGGATCCACGTGTTCCCGGCACTCAACAATCAGTTATCTCTTTCAAGAAGAAGTCCACACCGGGAATCGAAGTGGCCGCCGGTGATGGGTTCCCGACAAAAGTATTGTTTAACGGAGAGGAATGTGCACTTCCCACAAGACTTCCTAGCAAAGCTCCCATGGTCAGTGGTAGAAGCAGCGTTTTTGGCTTTCTAACACTTGCTCTTCTATTGCTAATGCAGTAG